The Magnetospirillum sp. XM-1 genomic interval GGCGTAGGTGTTGACGACGGCGTTCTTGGCGGCGGTGGCCACCGCGCTGGCCACGTCTGCGGCCTTGGAACTGGCGAGGTCGGCCTTGGTCTGAGCCAGGGCGGCCTGGGTGGTGACGTCGGAAAGCGCCGTGTCCACATTGGCCAGGGCCGCCTTGGCGGCGACGATGGTTACGGCGGCCTGAACCGTGACGTTGGCGGCCACCGCCTGATCCTTGGCGGCGGAAGCGGCGTTGCGCGCCGCCAGGGCGTCGTCATAGGCGGTGTTCAGCGCGGTGACGTTGGTGTCGACGTTGGTGCCGTCGGCATTGGTGTAGGTGTTGAAGCGGGTCTTGGCGTTCAGCGCCTGGGCCAGGGCGTTCTCGGCCAATTGCAGCTGGTACGAGGCCTCGTTGGCCTCGGTGGCGGCATCCTGCTTGATCTTGGCGAGCGCCACGGTATCGGCCTGGGCCGCCTGGCTGCCCAGTGTGCCGTTCAGGGCGTTGACCGTGGCGGGCGGCAGCGGGTCGGTCGCCACCACCAGGGCTAGGGCGGCCTGGGCGCTGGCCAGATACTGGTGGGCGGAATCATAGGCGGCATTGGCACTGGCCACCGCCGCCTGGGCGTTGGACAGGCTGGTGGCCATGGAAGCGGAATAGGCGTCGTACTTCTGGGCGTCGGCGATGACCGCCTGCAGCGCCGTCAGGGCGCTGGCGGCGCTGTTCTTGGCGGCCAGGGCGTCGGCGTCCATCTGGACGGCCACGGCGACGGCGTCGGAGGCCTGGTTGTGGTAGTACTCGTAATGCCCGCTGGCCGTGCTCGGATCCTTGCCGTCGGCCGGATTGTTATTCAGGAAGGAATAGTTGACGTCGCCCTGGTACAGGCCATAGGCAGTGTCGCCGGCCGACTTGGCGTCGGCGGCGGCGGTGGCGGCATCCAGCGCATGGCCGCCGCCGTCGTGATTGGCGGTCCCCGAGGTGCCGGCCTTGGCCAAGGCGGTGTCGGCGTGGCTCTGCACCAGGGCCAGCGCGGTCGACACCTCGTGCAGGTAGAACGCGTCGGCGGCGGCGTCGGAGGCCTCGAAGCGCCACTGGGCGGCGGCCTCGGCGGCCTGCAGCGTGCCCAGGGTATCCATGTCGGCGACCGTGGTGTTCAACTGGGCCGCCGCCGCCGCCTGGGCAACAGCGATTGCGTCTTCCTTCAGATTGTATTCGTGCTCCGCCGCCAGGGTGACGCCCAGCTGGGTGTTGGAGTCGGAAAGCGCCGTCGTGTAGGACGAATCGCGCACCGCCGAAATGTCGCTGTAATAGCTTTGCAGGCTGACCGCCGCGTTCGAGGCCTGGCCGACCACCGTGGCGGCGGCGGACACCGCCGTGGCATCGGCGTGGTTGAGGCTGGTCAGCGCCGCCTCGGCGGCGTCGGCCACCTGCTGCGCAACCTTCCAGGACTGCGTCGCCAGATCCGCACCCTCGGCGGTGGTGACGAAGGCGGCATTGGCGGCAATCCAGGTGGTGACCGAGGCGTCGTCGGTGGCCACCGCCGGATGGGTCTCGTTGTAGTACTTGACCACGTAATAGCCCGTGGTCGGGTCGTTGGCCATGGCCGCCTGGACGACCACGGGATTGGCCGCCACGAACGCCTTGGCGGTAGCCAGGTCGGTGGCCAGATGAACGGCGGTGGTGGCAAGCGAGTTGTAATAGCGCACCACCGCCTGGGCGATGAAATAGGCGGTGGAATGGGTGTCGGTGGCCGCCCCGGCGGCCGTCGTGGCGGCGGCCAGCACCGCCGAATTGGCGCCGTCGGCGACAAAGGTGGCCACGGTGGCGGAATCCAGCGCACTGGCCGGATTGAGGGCGTTGTAATAGTTCACCACCGCCAGATTGTGACCGGCCAGGGCCAGGGCCTGGGCGGCGTCGATCTTGGCTTGCGCGGCGGCGATCAGAGTGTCGCGGGCCGTTCCGGCCACGGCGGCGGCGGCCGAGCTCATGTCCGAGGAGGCGCCCGACAGGTCGCTGCGGTAATCCGTGCCCCAGGCCGCCACGGCGTGGGCGGCGTCTGTCTTGTTGTAAAGGGCGGTCGCCAGGGCGGAATCGAGAGCGCTCTGCTTGGCGACGGCGGTCTGGAAAGCGCCCGCCGCCACGGTCTCGCCGTCGCGGAGCGCATTGATGGCGGCGGTCTTCGTCGCCAGGAGGGCCAGATCGGCGTCCACCGTCGCCTGGGCGGTGGTGACCTTGGCCTCCGCCGTGTGCAGGTCGTTATAGACGGTATGGTCGGAGGTGGAGACCCAGTCGGCGGTCCAGGCGTTGACCAGATTGGAGGTGGCCGCCGTGGGATCGTTCTTGTAGGAGAGCGCCGTGGCGTCCATGGCGGTGAGCGACGCCGCCGAGGTGGTGGCGGCGTTGACGGACACCTGAATCTGCGCCAGATCGGCGGCAACCAGCCCCTTTAAATTGCCCGCCGCCGCATTGGCGTCGGCCAGCGCCTTATTGGCGGTCGTGACCGCGGCGTTGACGACGGCCAACTGCGCGTGAACGCTGTTGTACAGCGCATTCAGCGTCGCGTCGCCGGCGGTCGCCCCGGCGAACGCCGCGCTGACCATCTGGCTGAGCAGCGCCCGGGCGGCGGTGACCGCCGCCGCCGCGTCGGTGGCGGCCTGCAGCGCGTCGGCCAGGAACTTCTTCAGATCGGGCGGGGTCGGCGGCGGCGGAGGCGGAGGCGGAGGCTTACTGTCGTCCGGCCGGGGCGGAACAGGCCTCACCTGATCGATGAAGACCTTGACGTCGACACCGATCTTCTGGAGCGCCTCGAGCAGCGAGGTCGGAGGCTTCTCGGGCGGCGGAGGCGGCGGAGGCGGCGGCTTGACCTCCTGTTGCTGCTGTTGCTGCTGTTGCTGCTGTTGCTGGTATTGCTGCTGGGCCTGGGAGGCGGCCTGGCTGTAGCTGTTGGACAGCAGATTCTGGGCGTTGGGCAGGTTGAAGGCGGCGGTGCCGCCCAGTTGCATGACCTGCTGCGGCGACAGGGTCTGCTGGGTGAGCTGCCCGCTGGGCGACAGGCTGGCGGCCTGGCCGGGGGCGTTCAGCGTGATGGACTGGCCGGAATTGGTGGTGATGAAGACTTCGCCGGTGACCTCGCCCTTTTCCTGCATCATGGCGACGGTCTGGCCGTTGCCCACCAGACCGGTGCCGCGGATGCCCACGGTCATGGTCGGCGTCTTCAGGGACAGCGCGTCGGGAGCGGACTTGGCCAACTGGCCGGACACCAGGGCGAAGGCGCCCGCCTGGACGTTGAGCGTGCCCTCGCCGGTCTTGCTCTCGGGATCGAAGGTCATCTTGTCGATGACCATCTTGCCCTTCTCGCCCAGCGACATGGTGGTGCCGTCGCCGAACACCACGCCGACCGCGCCGCCGGCCTTGGTGAGGAGCGTGTCGCCCTCGAAAATGGCGTCGCCCTTATTGAGCGTCTGAACTGATCCGTCGGCCCGCCGAACCTCGGCGGCACCGCTCAGAGTCTGAACCGTGCCGACCGCATCGGTCGCTACATCCCTTGGCGCCATGCCACCCTCTTCTCGCCATCATCCGCCCACGCGCCATCCCCGGCACGCGACAGCCACCTCGCACCACTCTGCATGATACGATGGATTGCGAGAAAAGGTCAATATACGGCATTCACCCGAGACAATTATAACCTTTATTTATCACAGTCTAGACGGAGACAATTAGGGACAATATAAAGAATGGCCTTATAATATCGCCACAATCCACAGTAAAAATATACCTCCAGCAAAGCCATACCCAACTTGATTGTCTTTGGCGCCATACGTTTAGACATCAACCATCACACGAAGTCGCAACTTTCTCATCAAGGGCACACTCAACCTTGCATCGACACCAGCATGGCGGAAAACCTAGCCCATCCGGATAAGCGCCGCTATGCAATAAGGCCTGAACTCAACCTTAGGTTTTACGGAGAGTGAAGCTGAAAGTACTTCCCCATCCGGGAGTCGATTCCACCCGGATGCGCCCGCCATGCCGTTCGACGATCTTCTTGCAGATGGCCAGCCCGATGCCGGTTCCATCGTAGTGTTCGCGGGTATGGAGTCGCTGGAACACCAGGAAGATGCGGTCGAAATAGGACGGATCGATGCCGATGCCGTTGTCCCTGACCGCGAAGGCCCAGCCGTCCGGCAGTTCCTCGGCGGAAACGGTCACCTCGGGCGGGCGCTCGGGCGAACGGTATTTCAGGGCGTTGCCGATCAGGTTCTGGAACAGCCGCAGCATCTGCAACCGGTCAGCGACGACCGTCGGCATGGGGCCGACCTCGAGCCGGCCGCCGGTCTCGGCCAGGGCGGCGCCTAGGTTGCTCCGCGCGTCGTCGAGCACCTCGGCCATGGAAAATTCGCTGAACTTTCCGCCCAGCCGCTCGACGCGGGAGTATTCCAGCAGGTCGTGGATCATGGCCTGCATCCGCTTGGCCCCGTCCACCAGGAAATCGATGAACTCGTCGGCGTCGGCGTCCAGCCGTCCGCGATAGCGGCGCTCGATCAGCTGGGCGTAGCCGGCGATCATGCGCAGCGGCTCCTGCAGGTCGTGGGAGGTGACGTAGGCGAACTGCTCCAGTTCCTTGTTGGAGGCGTCGAGCCGGGCCAGCAGGTCCTGGGTGCGGGCCTCGGCCTCCTTGGCGAAGCTGACGTCCCGGCAGATGAACAGCAGGCAGTCGAGATCGTCGAGCACCACCTCCTGCACCGAGATCAGCACGTCCAGCACGCTGCCGTCCTTGCGCCGCAGCCGGGTGCCGAAATCAGAGACCTGGCCGTCCCGGCGGATCAGCTTCACCAGCCGGGCGCGGTCCTCGGGCTCCGCCCAGACGCCCAGGCCCAGAGCCGTATTCCCCATGAACTCGTCGCGGGAATAGCCCAGCATGGCGGAGAAGGCGTCGTTCAGCTCGATGTAGCGCCCATCCCTCGTGGCGGAAATCACCATGGCGTCGGGGCTGGCCTGGAAGGCCTTGGCGAACTTCTCCTCGGACACCCTGAGGCGCCGCTCAGCCAGCTTGGCGGCGGTGATGTCCTCGATGGTGCCCACCAAACCGCCCGCCGGCCCCGCCTCGTCGGACAGGGCGGCGGCATGGCCGCGCACCCAGCGGATGGAGCCATCGCCGCGCACCAGACGCATCTCGGCCAGGAACTCGCCTTCGCCGCGCATATGGTGCCGCCACAATTCCCCCACCGCATCGCGGTCGTCGGGATGGACCACGTCGCACCACTTGCCGCCCAGCATTTGCTCGCGGGTGCGGCCCGCCAGGTCCAGCCAGCGCTCGTTGACGTAGAGGCAGGTGCCGTCGGCGTCGCTCTGGAACACGCCGACCGGAGAATGCTCGGTCAGCATGCGGTAGCGGGCCTCGCTGGCCGCCAGGGCCTGCTGGATGCGCTGGCGCTCGGCCAGGCGGCGGTCGGAGATCACCGCCAGCCCGACGGTGAGCAGCGCCAGGATCAGGGCCGCGCTTCCCTGGAAGGTCACGTCGCGGCGCCAGACCGCCAGAGCCTCGGACAGGGACATCCCGACCACGATCACCAGCGGATGGTTCTCCAGATGGCGATAGGCCAGCACCCGATCGCGGCCGTCGGTCACCGAGGGGCCGACGATGGAGCCCATCGGCGCGTTCCCGAGACGCCGCATCACCTCGCCGTCGGCAACGGATTTGCCGCGCCATTTCTCGCTGTCGGGCAGGCGCGCCAGGATGACCCCGTCGTCACGTATCAGGGTGGCGCGCCCGCCGTCGCGGGGCACGATGGTGTGCAGTTCGTCCTCGAAGATCTTGGGGTCCAGCGAAACCGCCACCACGCCCTGCAATGCGCCGTCTCCGCCGCGGATGGGACGGGCGACCACGACGCTGTGGCCCGCCACCACCCGGCTTTGCAGCGGCGCGCTGATGGCCACCGAGCGCAGGGGGTCGTCGAGCAGGTCCTTGAAGTACTCGCGGTCATGGACGTCCGTGCCGCTCATGCTCGGCAGGGTTCCGGCGATCATCACCCCCTTGGCGTCGATGAACACGGCGCTGCGGATCTCGGGGATGAACTTCATCCGGTTGCCCAGGGTGGCCAGGGCGCGGGTGGGGTCCTGCAGACGGCCGCCCGGCGCCGCCTCCTGCATCTCGGACAGCAGCTGGTCGATGCCGCGCAGGACGCCCGCGATGTGCTCCTCCGAGACCCGGGCCAGGGCCTGGACCAGATATTCGGTGTCGGAAACCTCCTTGCGGTAGGCCCCCACCGCCTGCCAGATGCTCAGCGCCGCCAGACAGGGAACCACGATGGCCGCCAGAAGGCGGGCCCGCCACGCGTTGACCGGACGCAGCACGACAGGCCCGGCACTGCCGAGCAACGTCTTCGAGCCCGGTTCTGGCTGGCGTGCGTCCATACCCGGAACAATACATGCTGAACGTATAGTCTACAATAATAGGGCCTGCTCCAGGGCCGGCCGAGTGCTTCCCTTGTTGACCGACCGCCCCGCCGCTCGCTAAAACCGAACCGTTCAGTTCAGTATGGCCGGCGGCTTGTGCCCGGGAACGGCCATGACCATTCTTTCCAGACACTTTCGCCGATACGGGACCGGATCATGGATAGTTCACCCAGCCGCCTTAAGCTTTCGCTTCCCGTCCTGTTGCTGGGCGGCCTGGCCTTGCTGGGAGTGGCGGCGGGAATCGCCTCGTTCTCGTCGTCCTCGCCCACCCCGGCCGGGGCGCAACCGGCGGGCGGACCGCCGGTGACGGTGGCGCAGCCGCTTACCCGCTCGGTCATCGACTGGAACGACTATACCGGACAGTTCGCCGCCCAGGATTACGTCGAGGTGCGCGCCCGGGTCAGCGGCTACCTGACCGAGGTGCATTTCACCGACGGGCAGATGGTCAACAAGGGCGACCTGCTGTTCGTCATCGACCCGCGCCCCTACGAAATCGCCCTGGCCTCGGCCCGGGCCAAGCTGGACCAGGCGTCGGGCACCAAGGAATTCGCGCGGCGCCAGCTGGCGCGGGCCAGCGAGCTGAACCGCAAGGAATTCGTCGCCGAAAGCACGCTCGACCAGCGCACCGAGGAATCCAGGGGCGCCGGCGCCGGCGCCCAGGCCGCCATGGCCGCCGTGCGCGACGCCGAGCTGAACCTGCAGTTCACCCGCATCACCGCCCCCATCTCGGGACGGATCAGCGCCAAGCAGGTCAGCGTCGGCAATCTGGTCACCGGCGGCCCCAATGTGGCGTCGCCGACCCTGCTGACCTCGATCGTGTCCCAGGACCCCATCCAGATGGGCTTCGACATGCCCGAGAGCGACTTCCTGGCACTGTCCAAGCGCGGGCCGCTGGTGGGCGCCGTCGTCCAGCTGACCGTCGGCGAGGAAAAGCGGGACGGCCGCATCGACTTCGTCGATAACCAGATCGACCGCGGCACCGGCACCATCCGCGTCCGCGCCCTGGTGGACAATCCGGAAGGGCGCATTCCCGCTGGGGCCTTCGCCCGGGTGCGCCTGGCGGCCTCGGATACCTACCAGGCCCTGCTGATCCCCGATTCGGCGGTGGCCACCGACCAGTCGCGCAAGCTGGTGATGACCGTGAAAGACGGCACCGTGACGCCGAAGGTGGTCCGCCTGGGCCCCAAGGACGGAACGCTGCGGGTGATCAAGGACGGCCTCGCCCCCGACGACGAGGTGATCATCAACGGCCTGATGCGCGCCCGGCCGGGGGCCAAGGTCACCGCCCAACCCGGCAAGATCCAATAGCGGGACGGGAGCCCCCTCACGATGCGCCTGTCCCACTTCTTCATCGACCGCCCCATCTTCGCCACGGTGGTGTCCGTCCTGATCACCATCATCGGCGGCATCACCTATTTCGCCCTGCCGGTGGCCCAGTACCCCGAGATCGCGCCGCCCACCATCGTGGTCAGCGCGTCCTATCCCGGCGCCTCGGCCCAGGTGGTCGCCGACACCGTCGCCACGCCGCTGGAACAGCAGATCAACGGCGTCGAGAACATGCTGTACATGAACAGCCAGTCCACCGGCGACGGCAACCTGAAGCTGACGGTGACCTTCGCGCTCGGCACCAATCTCGACACCGCCCAGGTGCTGGTGCAGAACCGCGTCGCGGTGGCTACGGCGCGCCTGCCCGACGACGTCAAGCGCATCGGCGTGACGGTGGCCAAGAACTCGCCCGACATGCTGCTGGTGGTTCACCTGAACTCGCCCGACGGCTCGCGCGATCAGCTGTATCTCTCCAATTTCGCCTCGCTGCAGATGATCGACGTGCTGGCCCGCCTGGACGGCGTGGGCGACGTGCGCATCTTCGGCGCGCGCGACTACGCCATGCGGGTGTGGATCGACCCGGACAAGGCGGCGGCCCGCAACCTGACCGCCGGCGAGGTGGTCAAGGCGCTGCAGGCCCAGAACGTGCAGATCGCGGCGGGCGTGCTGGATCAGCCGCCCCAGCCCCAGCAGGGCGCCTTCCAGTTCTCGGTCCAGACCATGGGCCGCCTGATCGATCCCGCCCAGTTCGGCGAGGTGATCGTCAAGGCCGATTCCCAGGGCCGGGTGGTGCGTCTGAAAGACGTGGGCCGCATCGAGCTCGGCGCCCAGGACTACAGCATCAACGGCTATTTGAATGGCAAGAACGCCATTCCGGTCGGCGTGTTCCAGCGCCCCGGCTCCAACGCGCTGGCCACCGCCGAGCGGGTGGTGACCAAGGTCGAGGAACTGTCCAAGACCTTCCCGTCGGGCGTCTCCTACACCATCGCCTACAACCCCACCCAGTTCATCGCCCAGTCGGTGAAAGAAGTGATCAGCACCATCTTCGAGGCGGTGCTGCTGGTGGTGGTGGTGGTGATCCTGTTCCTGCAGACCTGGCGCGCCTCGCTGATTCCGCTGGCCGCCATCCCGGTGTCGCTGGTGGGCACCTTCGCCGTGCTGGGCGCCCTGGGCTATTCGCTCAACAACCTGTCGCTGTTCGGCCTGGTGCTGGCGGTGGGCATCGTGGTCGACGACGCCATCGTGGTGGTCGAAAACGTCGAGCGCAACATGAAGGACGGCATGAACGCCCGCTCCGCCTCGCACCAGACCATGGACG includes:
- a CDS encoding efflux RND transporter periplasmic adaptor subunit, producing MDSSPSRLKLSLPVLLLGGLALLGVAAGIASFSSSSPTPAGAQPAGGPPVTVAQPLTRSVIDWNDYTGQFAAQDYVEVRARVSGYLTEVHFTDGQMVNKGDLLFVIDPRPYEIALASARAKLDQASGTKEFARRQLARASELNRKEFVAESTLDQRTEESRGAGAGAQAAMAAVRDAELNLQFTRITAPISGRISAKQVSVGNLVTGGPNVASPTLLTSIVSQDPIQMGFDMPESDFLALSKRGPLVGAVVQLTVGEEKRDGRIDFVDNQIDRGTGTIRVRALVDNPEGRIPAGAFARVRLAASDTYQALLIPDSAVATDQSRKLVMTVKDGTVTPKVVRLGPKDGTLRVIKDGLAPDDEVIINGLMRARPGAKVTAQPGKIQ
- a CDS encoding PAS domain S-box protein; the protein is MDARQPEPGSKTLLGSAGPVVLRPVNAWRARLLAAIVVPCLAALSIWQAVGAYRKEVSDTEYLVQALARVSEEHIAGVLRGIDQLLSEMQEAAPGGRLQDPTRALATLGNRMKFIPEIRSAVFIDAKGVMIAGTLPSMSGTDVHDREYFKDLLDDPLRSVAISAPLQSRVVAGHSVVVARPIRGGDGALQGVVAVSLDPKIFEDELHTIVPRDGGRATLIRDDGVILARLPDSEKWRGKSVADGEVMRRLGNAPMGSIVGPSVTDGRDRVLAYRHLENHPLVIVVGMSLSEALAVWRRDVTFQGSAALILALLTVGLAVISDRRLAERQRIQQALAASEARYRMLTEHSPVGVFQSDADGTCLYVNERWLDLAGRTREQMLGGKWCDVVHPDDRDAVGELWRHHMRGEGEFLAEMRLVRGDGSIRWVRGHAAALSDEAGPAGGLVGTIEDITAAKLAERRLRVSEEKFAKAFQASPDAMVISATRDGRYIELNDAFSAMLGYSRDEFMGNTALGLGVWAEPEDRARLVKLIRRDGQVSDFGTRLRRKDGSVLDVLISVQEVVLDDLDCLLFICRDVSFAKEAEARTQDLLARLDASNKELEQFAYVTSHDLQEPLRMIAGYAQLIERRYRGRLDADADEFIDFLVDGAKRMQAMIHDLLEYSRVERLGGKFSEFSMAEVLDDARSNLGAALAETGGRLEVGPMPTVVADRLQMLRLFQNLIGNALKYRSPERPPEVTVSAEELPDGWAFAVRDNGIGIDPSYFDRIFLVFQRLHTREHYDGTGIGLAICKKIVERHGGRIRVESTPGWGSTFSFTLRKT